In Caldisphaera lagunensis DSM 15908, a single genomic region encodes these proteins:
- a CDS encoding ABC transporter ATP-binding protein — translation MPILSIKNLSIHFYTPKGVRKAVDRVDLELNKGEVIGIAGESGSGKSTLALGIMRLITYPGRIVSGEIYFNGENILKMSEDEFNKKIRWKKIAMIFQGSMNGFTPVFKIGDQIREVMEIHEYNGDYESRIKELLNMVELDESVANKYPHELSGGMRQRAFIAMALALNPEILICDEPTTALDVITQAKIINLLKKLKKELNLSIIFITHDLALLSEISDKLYIMYAGGIMERGNSLDIYKNPKHPYTQLLIEAIADINKDYIKGIPGFMPDLANLPSGCRFSNRCPFVMDICKKKEPELKRLEGDRYVSCWLY, via the coding sequence ATGCCTATATTAAGCATTAAAAATTTGTCTATTCATTTTTATACACCAAAAGGAGTTAGGAAGGCTGTAGATAGGGTAGATTTGGAATTAAATAAAGGAGAGGTTATAGGAATAGCTGGAGAAAGTGGATCAGGCAAGAGCACATTAGCATTAGGGATAATGAGACTTATCACATATCCTGGAAGAATAGTTTCTGGGGAAATATATTTTAATGGAGAAAACATATTAAAAATGAGTGAAGATGAATTTAATAAGAAAATAAGATGGAAGAAAATTGCAATGATATTCCAAGGATCTATGAACGGTTTTACACCAGTTTTTAAGATAGGGGATCAGATAAGGGAAGTAATGGAAATTCATGAATATAACGGTGATTACGAATCAAGAATTAAGGAATTATTAAATATGGTAGAACTAGATGAAAGCGTCGCTAACAAGTATCCACATGAATTATCTGGTGGAATGAGGCAAAGGGCATTTATAGCAATGGCATTGGCATTAAATCCTGAAATACTAATATGCGATGAGCCTACAACGGCATTAGATGTAATAACACAGGCTAAAATAATAAATTTGTTAAAAAAATTAAAAAAAGAATTAAATTTATCAATAATATTTATAACTCATGATCTAGCATTGCTTTCAGAAATATCGGATAAATTATATATAATGTATGCTGGAGGAATTATGGAAAGAGGTAATTCATTAGATATATATAAAAATCCAAAACATCCATATACACAATTATTAATCGAGGCGATTGCTGATATAAATAAAGATTATATTAAAGGTATACCTGGATTTATGCCTGATTTGGCAAACTTGCCAAGCGGGTGTAGGTTTAGCAATAGATGTCCTTTTGTTATGGATATATGCAAAAAGAAAGAGCCTGAGCTGAAAAGATTGGAAGGTGATAGATATGTCTCATGTTGGTTATATTGA